A single region of the Corallococcus caeni genome encodes:
- a CDS encoding tetratricopeptide repeat protein, which produces MASRYAQEGGQLLQQGQPAEAVKSFQKGLSIDPKDVDCLMGLVRTHLSTGAAKDAEGAVTRLLQVQPDNTEAQAHLAMLKAQAGDAVALVTLKALAAAPTAGYFERFNLGTLLAERGDLEGAKAAFEAAQVVAPHSAYPHFELGRIAVQRKDTAAAAEHFQQATALAPQEALPHLMLSRAHAANGAVGLAIAAATRALENAQGRTRVAVLQDLLRLYLQANSQDAARRTILELRELEPTQVRYIHLHGLACMLAGELAEAKALFGEALQRAPNQWDILHSLAQAHEALGERAEARKHLEAAVAAAPQEPGPTNDLVRLLMGDQDHARARVLLERVLEANPQDALTHLNLARATQPFDRAEATRHARQAQSLGADVAVKDEAARLLTELSG; this is translated from the coding sequence ATGGCATCCAGGTACGCGCAAGAGGGTGGGCAGTTGCTCCAGCAGGGCCAGCCCGCGGAGGCGGTGAAGAGCTTCCAGAAGGGCCTCTCCATCGACCCGAAGGACGTGGACTGTCTGATGGGGCTGGTGCGCACCCACCTGAGCACCGGCGCCGCGAAGGACGCGGAAGGGGCCGTGACGCGGCTGTTGCAGGTGCAGCCGGACAACACGGAGGCGCAGGCCCACCTGGCCATGCTCAAGGCGCAGGCCGGCGACGCGGTGGCGCTGGTGACGCTCAAGGCGCTGGCCGCCGCGCCCACCGCCGGCTACTTCGAGCGCTTCAACCTGGGCACGCTGCTGGCCGAGCGCGGCGACCTGGAGGGCGCGAAGGCCGCCTTCGAGGCCGCGCAGGTGGTGGCGCCCCACAGCGCCTACCCGCACTTCGAGCTGGGCCGCATCGCGGTGCAGCGCAAGGACACGGCGGCGGCGGCCGAGCACTTCCAGCAGGCCACGGCGCTGGCGCCCCAGGAGGCCCTGCCGCACCTGATGCTGTCGCGCGCGCACGCGGCGAACGGCGCCGTCGGGCTGGCCATCGCGGCGGCCACGCGGGCCCTGGAGAACGCCCAGGGCCGCACGCGCGTGGCGGTGTTGCAGGACCTGCTGCGCCTCTACCTCCAGGCCAACAGCCAGGACGCGGCCCGCCGCACCATCCTGGAGCTGCGCGAGCTGGAGCCCACGCAGGTCCGCTACATCCACCTGCACGGCCTGGCCTGCATGCTGGCCGGGGAGCTGGCGGAGGCGAAGGCCCTCTTCGGCGAGGCCCTCCAGCGCGCCCCGAACCAGTGGGACATCCTCCACTCGCTGGCGCAGGCGCACGAGGCGCTGGGCGAGCGCGCGGAGGCCCGCAAGCACCTGGAGGCGGCCGTGGCGGCGGCGCCGCAGGAGCCCGGTCCCACCAACGACCTGGTGCGCCTGCTCATGGGCGACCAGGACCACGCGCGCGCCCGCGTGCTGCTGGAGCGCGTGCTGGAGGCGAACCCCCAGGACGCGCTCACGCACCTGAACCTGGCGCGCGCCACCCAGCCGTTCGACCGGGCGGAAGCCACCCGGCACGCCCGGCAGGCGCAGTCGCTGGGCGCGGACGTCGCCGTGAAGGACGAAGCGGCGCGGCTCCTCACCGAACTGAGCGGTTGA
- a CDS encoding SDR family oxidoreductase: protein MTTKHTALVLGATGIIGRNLLTYLDTRPDWKVKAVSRRAPDFATRAEVKSLDLQSQDSLASAAEWLRDVTHVFFAAYQEHPDPADLTRINVSLLRNIVEAVEKHAPGFRHVSFIQGGKAYGAQFGLYKTPAKETDPRHFPPNFYYDQEDYLRDASQGRRWSWTALRPDMMMGLAVGNPMNLGNLIGVYASLCKTLRVPLRFPSTPRAYSILANVTDATVLAKAMEWSALNEACAGEIFNITNGDVFRWSQVFPRIADAFGIPCADPQPFSLTEAMKDKFPVWEALTQRHGLQPHGLKKLANWAFGDFIFGVENDAFFDVNKARRFGFQEMHLDSTEAMVALMRQLQAEKLIPA, encoded by the coding sequence ATGACGACGAAGCACACGGCGCTGGTGCTGGGCGCCACCGGCATCATCGGCCGCAACCTCCTCACGTACCTGGACACGCGGCCGGACTGGAAGGTGAAGGCCGTGTCGCGCCGCGCTCCGGACTTCGCCACGCGCGCGGAGGTGAAGTCGCTGGACCTCCAGTCGCAGGACTCGCTCGCCAGCGCGGCCGAGTGGCTGCGCGACGTCACGCACGTCTTCTTCGCCGCGTACCAGGAGCATCCAGACCCCGCGGACCTCACGCGCATCAACGTGTCGCTCTTGCGCAACATCGTGGAGGCGGTGGAGAAGCACGCGCCGGGCTTCCGCCACGTGTCCTTCATCCAGGGCGGCAAGGCGTACGGCGCGCAGTTCGGCCTCTACAAGACGCCCGCCAAGGAGACCGACCCGCGCCACTTCCCGCCGAACTTCTACTACGACCAGGAGGACTACCTGCGCGACGCGTCCCAGGGCCGGCGCTGGAGCTGGACCGCCCTGCGGCCCGACATGATGATGGGGCTCGCCGTGGGCAACCCCATGAACCTGGGCAACCTCATCGGCGTCTATGCCTCGCTGTGCAAGACGCTGCGCGTGCCCCTGCGCTTCCCGTCCACGCCTCGCGCGTACTCCATCCTCGCCAACGTGACGGACGCCACGGTGCTGGCCAAGGCCATGGAGTGGTCCGCCCTCAACGAGGCGTGCGCGGGCGAAATCTTCAACATCACCAACGGCGACGTCTTCCGCTGGAGCCAGGTCTTCCCGCGCATCGCGGACGCGTTCGGCATCCCGTGCGCGGACCCGCAGCCCTTCTCCCTGACGGAGGCGATGAAGGACAAGTTCCCCGTCTGGGAGGCACTCACGCAGCGCCACGGCCTCCAGCCGCACGGCCTGAAGAAGCTGGCCAACTGGGCCTTCGGCGACTTCATCTTCGGCGTGGAGAACGACGCCTTCTTCGACGTGAACAAGGCCCGCCGCTTCGGCTTCCAGGAGATGCACCTGGACAGCACGGAGGCCATGGTCGCGCTGATGCGTCAGCTCCAGGCGGAGAAGCTCATCCCCGCTTGA